From the Babylonia areolata isolate BAREFJ2019XMU chromosome 15, ASM4173473v1, whole genome shotgun sequence genome, one window contains:
- the LOC143290264 gene encoding uncharacterized protein LOC143290264, whose protein sequence is MSARLICLVLAVCLCLAESRSQGTARRSSINRLVGQQPLLFGRRGINPNMNSLFFGKRANSAGGQSSVEDLKTACRLLITAYEQVSLAEDNES, encoded by the exons ATGTCTGCTCGTCTGATCTGCCTTGTTCtggccgtctgtctctgtctcgcagaATCCCGATCGCAAG GAACGGCCAGAAGATCCTCCATCAACCGACTGGTGGGCCAGCAACCCTTGCTGTTCGGACGCCGTGGTATCAACCCCAACATGAACTCCCTCTTTTTCGGCAAGCGGGCTAATTCCGCCGGGGGTCAGTCTTCAGTGGAGGACCTCAAGACTGCCTGCCGCCTGCTGATCACCGCCTACGAGCAAGTGTCGCTTGCAGAGGACAACGAGAGTTAG